The nucleotide sequence CGGGACTCTTTTTGATTTGGTCCTCCTCTCCCTCATCTGGGTTTGTGTCTCTTCTGTCTTTCATGATATCATGGATAAAACTCTTCTCAGCTCCTGCGTCATCATATTCCTCAGAATCAGAAACTTTAGACGCTGATTTTTCCTCGTCCTGATAATCACAATCCTGCTTGTCTTCGATGTTCTCCGTGTCTATGTTCTCCAGGTCTATTTCCTCGTCCTCGTCCCTCTTGTCTCCGTCCTCGTTGTCACTCGTGTACACATTTCCTTCCTCGTCGGTTCTTGTTTTGGGAACCCACGTCATCTTATTCTCTTTTTTGAGTCTTCTGCGTGCGTTGGCGAACCAGGTGGACACCTGGGTGAGGCTCATCTTGGTGATGATGGCCAGCATGATCTTCTCTCCTTTGGTGGGGTAAGGGTTTTTGCGGTGTTCGCTGAGCCAGGCCTTCAGGGTGCTGGTGCTCTCACGCATGGCGTTCTTGGGTCGGGACGGATCCCCAAACTGATACTGGTGTCCGTACGGGTAGAAGGGTGCGTGAGGAAACCCTGTGTGCTGAATCCCAGGACTGTCTTTAAACTCGTACTGGGAGCCCTTTAgacagaaggaaagagagagtgtgtatgagcACATGTGCTTCTGAGAGAAATATGTGCTTATTTACTgctaaatatgtttacatttattgtgTACATATATGACTAAAACAaggacaaattaaaataaaaccatatttaataataaaaagagatttGTCCAGTGTTTGTATAAATGGAAACATGCAGTTGTTAtccaagtttttattattatttattattattatttgtttgtttttgttgcctTACCAAATTGGACttttaaaatccttaaaaaagacttttgctattttaacttGGTGTagcaaaatgtttatgaaataataattttgacttgaataaatcAGTCTGAAGATTTAAAAGTACGTTTTTTGCATTACTCAGgagttttaaaattgattttgaagattaaagaaaaaaaaaagaaaagcggAAAACAATTAAATGATAGAATTTCCAGGTACGATAAAATGTGtttgcatatttttgtttatttgcataaATACAAATTCAACGTAATTTGTGTACCTCGACACACGTTTtctaaataacaataatagtctTTTGGTcttattatttcaataataagaCTAAAGATGCCATAGCAACAATTTCCGAATTAAAGAGATCCTAATTTACTTAAATATAACCCTTCGTGAGTTAAACTCGCACTTCTTTGTAGTATAGAAAAGGCAAAAGAAACATTAGATATGCTATTCTTCATTAAAGGTTCTTTAGCTTATTTCtttagcttattttttttttctttcttaatttattttttaagcgcCGATAAATAGATGTGAACCAAACAACCAGAGAAACGAAAACAGTTATTTTCGGTACTTAAACTTAAATACACTTGGGCTACATTTTATTTCTAAGTTGCGCAGTTAACAGTTCGAACGATATTTCCAAACTTTCGCAGATGCGTGTGAATCCCGATGATTTTTACAGCAACCCCCGACTCGAGGCTGTATTGTAGATGGACTCACCAGCTGGTTGAGCACGGACAGGTCGCTGGAGT is from Carassius auratus strain Wakin chromosome 25, ASM336829v1, whole genome shotgun sequence and encodes:
- the irx3b gene encoding iroquois-class homeodomain protein IRX-3b, which encodes MSLPQLGYKYIRPLYSTERRVGAEFGASGSLSSVLSSMYGAPFSSAQGYSAFLPYSSDLSVLNQLGSQYEFKDSPGIQHTGFPHAPFYPYGHQYQFGDPSRPKNAMRESTSTLKAWLSEHRKNPYPTKGEKIMLAIITKMSLTQVSTWFANARRRLKKENKMTWVPKTRTDEEGNVYTSDNEDGDKRDEDEEIDLENIDTENIEDKQDCDYQDEEKSASKVSDSEEYDDAGAEKSFIHDIMKDRRDTNPDEGEEDQIKKSPAAQEPSDNASPPQKPKIWSLAETATAPDSPKKSSWIQRNCEAQTARNPLHVQNWTKMAFSAHQLALTSHYLGLKPQSASNIHMKHGEHRTHSL